The Bacteroidales bacterium genomic sequence GAAATGGATATGGACTTCCATAAAGGTGCTTCCCTTGTTTTAAAAGCCTTTAACTTTGGTTATATTGCAGATACCTGGGGTGATGCACCTTATACAAACGCATTGAATGCTGCTGAAGGTGGAGAGGAAAATTATTTTCCCGTTTATGATACCCAGGAGACCATTTACAGGGGGATAATAGGTGAGCTGAAAGAGGCAAACACGCTGTTATCTCAATCACGCGCTTCATACCAGGGAATCAATCCGGATGCCGATATTCTTTACGGAGGAGATCCTGCAAAGTGGAGAAAATTTGCCAACACCCTTATGCTAAGATATTACATGAGATTGTCAGATAAACTTCCCACTTTTGCCAAGGATGGCATTGAAGAAATAATGTCAGACCCCGGTACCTATCCCATTTTTTCTTCTTTTGAAGATGATGCAGGAATGCCTTATTCCGGAACATCACTAGGTGATTCATGGCCGAGAAACAAGACTTTTGAGCAAACCGACAGAGGCTTTGAGAGGGTTCAGTGTGCTGCAGGTATCAGGGATGTACTTATGGGATACAATGATCCCAGGTTGGATGCCTGGTTCAATCCGGTATTAGTGCAGATTCAGGTATCTGAGGATTACCCTGAAGGTAGTGTTACCGTTGGTTCAACAAGGTATGTCAGACCCGATTATTTGACTGCCAATAATCTTGTTGTTTATCACCCGGATAACTGGGTTGATGATGTTGCTGCGGGTTTTGAACTTATTGATACAAACCGGTATGTTGGAATACCAATTGCTTCCAGTATTAGTGATGGTTCCCAATATAATCTTAACCCTGCACCAATTCAGGGTGGACCTAACGTTCATGTATCGGCTCTTGATGATTTGTTCAAGAAGCCTACGGATGATAAGTTGCTTGCAAGAATGATAACTTATGCCGAAGCATGTTTTATTCTGGCCGAAGCTGCTGAAAAAACCTGGAACGTTGGTTCCGGTTCTCAGCAGGATTGGTATGAAAAAGGTATTGAAGCGTCATTTGACATGTGGGGAGTTGATGGTTATGATGATTACATTACCGAAGCCGGTGTTGCATATGATGGTTCCCTGGAGCAGATCATAGAGCAAAAGTGGATAGCTAACTGGACCATTGCCCATGAATCATGGTGCGATTGGAGAAGGACCGGTTTTCCTCAGCTTAGCTGGGGGGATAAAGGACAAAGAAATTCAATGCCATTACGTTTCCAGTATGGCTCTGGCGAAATATCCAGGAATGAACAGAATTACCAGACCGCTGTTGCACGATTGGTTGAAACTCCATTTACCGCACAGGATGGTAAAGACAGTGC encodes the following:
- a CDS encoding SusD/RagB family nutrient-binding outer membrane lipoprotein, giving the protein MKTLYKIFLILAVIAFTSCEEELTELNVNPNGVDPTVVNPNLVLPTVITGTADNYLNPNYQSHFAGVMQYIQKSGWSGATNDFEWKGPTSWNSWYSNLRNAKHIYERADEMDMDFHKGASLVLKAFNFGYIADTWGDAPYTNALNAAEGGEENYFPVYDTQETIYRGIIGELKEANTLLSQSRASYQGINPDADILYGGDPAKWRKFANTLMLRYYMRLSDKLPTFAKDGIEEIMSDPGTYPIFSSFEDDAGMPYSGTSLGDSWPRNKTFEQTDRGFERVQCAAGIRDVLMGYNDPRLDAWFNPVLVQIQVSEDYPEGSVTVGSTRYVRPDYLTANNLVVYHPDNWVDDVAAGFELIDTNRYVGIPIASSISDGSQYNLNPAPIQGGPNVHVSALDDLFKKPTDDKLLARMITYAEACFILAEAAEKTWNVGSGSQQDWYEKGIEASFDMWGVDGYDDYITEAGVAYDGSLEQIIEQKWIANWTIAHESWCDWRRTGFPQLSWGDKGQRNSMPLRFQYGSGEISRNEQNYQTAVARLVETPFTAQDGKDSAWSKFWLLQD